One window of Quercus robur chromosome 5, dhQueRobu3.1, whole genome shotgun sequence genomic DNA carries:
- the LOC126726713 gene encoding CASP-like protein 1B2, protein MALETERKTEAIFISSPAQKQKDRILLLLRLVAFFATASATIVMALNKQTNTLVVATIGNNPIKASLTAKFQHTPAFVFFVVANSMASFHNLLILVVEIVGHKIDYKGLRLAIIAILDMLIVVLAAAGDGAAVFMAELGKNGNSHARWNKICDKFQTFCDHGSGALIASFVGLILLLIINIISIAKLFNPKSYNTI, encoded by the exons ATGGCACTAGAAACTGAACGTAAAACAGAGGCTATCTTCATCTCTAGTCCTGCACAGAAACAAAAGGATAGGATCCTTTTGTTGCTGAGATTGGTTGCATTTTTTGCCACAGCATCAGCAACTATTGTGATGGCACTTAACAAACAGACCAATACCTTGGTGGTCGCCACCATCGGCAACAACCCAATAAAAGCTTCTCTTACTGCCAAGTTTCAACACACCCCAGCATTTGT GTTCTTTGTGGTAGCCAACAGTATGGCCAGTTTCCATAATTTGTTGATATTAGTGGTGGAAATTGTTGGGCACAAGATTGACTACAAGGGTTTGCGCCTTGCCATCATCGCCATTTTGGACatg TTGATTGTGGTTCTGGCAGCAGCTGGGGATGGAGCAGCAGTGTTCATGGCAGAGCTAGGGAAGAATGGTAATTCACATGCAAGGTGGAACAAAATCTGTGACAAGTTCCAAACCTTTTGTGACCATGGCAGTGGAGCTCTCATTGCTTCCTTCGTTGGCCTCATTCTTCTCTTGATCATCAATATCATCTCTATTGCCAAATTGTTCAACCCAAAATCCTACAATACCATTTAA